Below is a genomic region from candidate division KSB1 bacterium.
AAAGAGTATATCGGCGAGATCGAGTTTGGGGTGATCACAGATACGGATGATTTGACCGGCCGGATCATTGAGCAGCGTCCAGTTCCGAAATTGACGGCTTCAGAAGTGGAACAGATTTGTCAGAGGTTCGTGGGAGATATTTATCAAATTCCGCCTATGTTTGCGGCGAAAAAATGGCAAGGAAGACGCCTGTACCAATTAGCTCGGAATGGCCAGGTGGTCGAGCGAACGGCGAAATTGGTCCATATTGATCAGATTAAGTTGCTATCCTTTGACGGGACGATTGCCAAAATTGAAGTTCGGTGCGCGAAGGGGACCTACATTCGGGCATTAGCGCGGGATATCGGTTTGGCTCTCGGATGTGGTGGAAATTTGAGGTCTTTGATTCGCACAAAAATTGGAGAATTTGATATCGCGAATGCGATGCATTTGGAGCAGTTTAAACTCCTATTAAACTCACCACGATGATAGATTGCAACGAGTGACGTAGCTTTGGCATGAAGATCTTTCGAAATCTTGATGATGTTGAACATGAAGCGAATTGTGTTATAACCACTGGAACTTTCGATGGAGTCCATCTCGGACATCAATCGATCATTCGGACTTTGCACGAATCCGCCAGCCAGCGCCAGGGGTGTGTTACGATTGTTACATTCGAGCCGCACCCCCAATTTGTCGTCAAGCTTGCAGAGAAAAATGGTCTGCGATTGCTCACGACCATCGAGGAAAAAATCGATATCTTAGAGCAGTATCAAATTGACCGATTGATCATTATCCCGTTTGATATCAAATTTGCTCAACTCAGTTCGCGGCAGTTTATTGAACAAATTTTGGTGAACAAGATCGGCTTCCAGACGATCGTGATCGGCTATGATCATGCATTTGGGAAAGATCGCCAGGGCAATTTCGAGGTGCTAAACCAGCTCAGTCACCAGTACAATTACGAGATTGTCGTTTGTCCACCATTTACATTGGATGGTGTCATCATCAGTAGTACCAAGATTCGTAAGCTATTAGCAAGCGGGGCCGTTGAGCAGGCCGCCCGATTTTTGGGCAGAAATTATCGGATGGCTGGCACGGTAGTGCCCGGTGAAGGAAGAGGGAGAACGCTCAATATCCCGACGGCGAATTTATCGCCCGTCTCCGAACAAAAGTTGATCCCTCAGGACGGCATTTATGCGGTATGGGCAAAGTTGCAATCAGAACGATATCCTGGGGTCTTATATATCGGAAGCAAGCCTACGTTTGCTTATCAGCATCAGACCATCGAATTGCATATTTTGGATTTTTCTGGGAATTTATACGGCAAAAAAATCGAAATCGAGTTTGTTTCGCGAATTCGAGATGATCAGCAGTTCGACTCCGCGAGTCAGCTTGTGGAGCGGATCGAGCGGGACAAAGCGACCGCCCGAGCGATTTTGGGCTTGTAAAAGCCTTTCGTTTTGCGAAAATCATTAAGTTGGATAAAATCCATATCTGTTTTTTTGATTAAACTTTGTTAGGAGAGAAATATGACGCTTACCAAAGAAGCAAAGCTCGAGATCTTCAAGAAATTTGGTAAAGATGAGAAAGATACTGGGAACACCAAAAGCCAAATTGCGCTGCTAACCCAGCGAATTGTGCACTTGTCAGAGCATCTGAAAACCCAGCCCAAGGATCATCATTCGCGCCGAGGACTGCTGAAGCTGGTTGGACAACGAAAAAGACTCCTGCAATATTTGCAGCGACAAAATATCGATGAATATCGAAATTTAATCGAAGCATTGGGCATCCGAAGATAAATTCATTTTTTTTCTCTTGGGATCAATTTGGCTGTGATTTGAGCAGCTTCCTTGAAGATAAGAACCCAATCTCATTAGCGCCCATCATATAAATTTGGTTTGTTTCAACGGTCGTCGGATTGTCAATGATGATGGCTCGCAAACCATGATGGGAGTTGCATCAGATGGGTAGAAAAAAGATTTTGAATAAGACAGGAATCAACGATTGCCAATGAATCGCCATACGTTTTCGCATTCATATTCGAGTTATTAATAGATCGCGTTGCTAAGATTGGTTGCTTGAGAATTTGAGGAGGTGTTTAGCCCCGTTGATTGAGGTCCAACAGCTTACGCGCTACTTTGGTCAGGTAGCTGCAATTGAAGATGTGTCATTTCGCGTGGAGAAAGGGGAGGTATTGGGGTTTCTTGGTCCAAATGCCGCCGGAAAAACCACGACTATGCGGATCCTCACTGGTTTTCTCCCCGCTTCTCGAGGCAGCGCGAAGGTGGCGAATTTTGATGTATTTGAAAATCCCTTGGAAGTAAAAAAGAGAATTGGCTATCTCCCAGAACATCCTCCTTTGTATGCCGAGATGACCGTGGCCTCATTCCTCGATTTTGTCGCCAAACTGAAGGGAATTGCGCCGCGGGATCGAAAGCAGAAGATTAAGCTTGCCATTGAGAAAACTGGCCTCAACGGTCGCGCAGATACCATCATTAAAAATTTGTCGAAAGGTTATAAGCAGCGGCTGGGATTAGCCCAGGCGATTATTCATGAGCCCGAGGTGCTGATCCTCGATGAGCCCACGATTGGATTGGACCCGATCCAGATCATCGAGGTTCGCCAGTTAATTCGCGAGCTTGCTGGCAAGCATACGGTAATTCTCAGCACCCACATTTTGCCAGAGGTGAGCATGACCTGCCAACGCGTGGTGATTATTGATCGGGGCAAAGTAGTTGCAGAAGATCGGCCCGAAAACCTTATGGCCAAGCTGAAAGGCGCAGAGCAGGTCACTCTCATCGTTGGTGGACCCTTCACTGAGGTCCAGCAATGCCTATCGCAAATTCCTGGCGTGACCCATGTCACGCTGGCCGAACCATTGGGGGATAACAAAGCCAGTTACGCTGTAACGAGTTCATTACATCAAGAGATCAGCAGCGAGCTTGCGCGGACGATTGTGAATCATGGCTGGGATCTTTATGAACTGAAAAAAGCCGAGATGAGCTTGGAAGAGGTATTTTTAAGATTGACCACAAATGAACAGGAGGTAATGAACTAGTGGCAAAAGTGTGGGCGATTTTTGAGCGCGAGATGAAATCTTACTTTGTAGCGCCCATTGCTTATGTGGTCATTGCGCTGTTTATCGCTATCGTGGGCATTTTTTTCTATTTGATCTTAGCTTCGTTCGTGCAACGGTGCTACGAAATCGACCTATATGCCCAGCAATGGCAGCAGACAGCGCCAGCCATGAACCTCCATGAATGGGTTACGCGGCCGTTTTTCGGCAATATGGCAACCATTGCCCTGATGATTTTGCCGCTGATTACCATGAAATTATTCGCGGAAGAAAAGAAAAACGGTACCATAGAGCTTTTGCAGACCTCGCCGATCACGACAGCTCAATTGGTGCTCGGAAAATACGCGGCCGCCGTGGCGCTCTATTCGACGATGTTGGCGATCACGCTGATTTATATGCTGTTTTTGTTTCTTTACGGCAAACCAGAGATCGCTCAGATTTTCTCTGGATATTTGGGCATGTGGCTGATCGGGAGCAGTTACTTGGTTATTGGCCTATTATTTTCAACCTTCACTGATAATCAAATTATAGCAGCCGTCAGCACGATCGCGGTGATTTTGATGTTCTGGGCGATCGGCTGGGTTACTGATTTTCTAAGCCCTGCATTGGGGAAGTTCATCGGTCAACTTTCATTGATTGAACATTTTGAAGACTTCGAAAAAGGGGTAGTCGACTCAAAGCATATTGTCTTTTATCTCAGTTTTATCTTTATGGGATTATTTCTCAGTTACGCTTCTCTGGAATCCAGCCGCTGGAGGGGCAGCCGATGATTCAATGGAAGCAATACTTGCCGATCGCCGCGCTGATCTTGATCGCATTGATGCTGCTGGTCAATTTAATTACCCAGCAATGGTCAATGATTAGCTGGCTGGCGCTGACGCTTGCGGTGGCATCCTTCGCCATCTATTGCTGGCTGGAGCGGAAAACAGTTCGGCAATGGATCTCCACCCGATCGTTCCGTTACGGCAGCAATACTGTCGCATTGATTATGATCGTTTTGGGCATTCTGGGGCTGGTCAATTTTATAGCGGGGCGACATAATTTTCGCTGGGATACCACTCAGGCTAAATTGTTCAGCCTGTCACCACAAAGCAAAAAATTAGTGAAATCGCTCAATCATGAGCTGCACGTCAAGGCGTTCTTTCGGCCCAGCTATCAACAACCGATTCGAGACCTGCTGGAGGAGTACGCCAATCAATCGAAACGGTTTCGCTACGAAATCATCGACCCAGATGTGAATCCCGATCAAGTGAAACGCTATCAGATCGAAAATTATGAGACACTTGTTTTAGAGTACGGCAATAAAATCGAGAAAATTACCAAAGCGACTGAGCCAGATATCACGAACGCTTTGATCCGAGTGATGCAGGAGGGAGAAAAAAAAGTTTATTTCACCACCATGCATGGAGAACCGGAACTTGATGACGAGGAACGAGGAGGGCTCCATCATGCGAAAACGAAATTGATTGCAGAGAACTATCAAGTCGCCACCATTTTCTTGGCCGAGCACCAGCAAATTCCCGATGATTGTTCGGTGTTGATGATCGTTGGGCCGAAAAAAGATCTATTGCCAAATGAATACCAGCTGATTGAGCAATATCTTAATCGCGCCGGGCGGCTAATGGTGCTCCTGAATCCAGACCAACCTGACCTCAGGGCTTTATTGAGCTCATGGGGATTTGAAATCGGCGATAATACGGTTATCGATATTTCACCGATGGGACAATTGTTCGGGGCGGGATACGCGGCCCCGTTGGTGACCAGTTATCCAGAGCATGAGATCACCCGTGATTTCAATTTGATGACCCTATTTCATCTGGTTCGATCAGTCACTCCAGTGAATCAGCCCCGGGCTGGGATCACAGTTTCGTCATTGGCTCAGACATCAAATTTCCCCAATAGCTGGGGGGAGACGCGATTGACCAGCCGGGTCAAATTCGATGAGGGGCAGGATTTGAAAGGT
It encodes:
- a CDS encoding ABC transporter permease subunit; amino-acid sequence: MAKVWAIFEREMKSYFVAPIAYVVIALFIAIVGIFFYLILASFVQRCYEIDLYAQQWQQTAPAMNLHEWVTRPFFGNMATIALMILPLITMKLFAEEKKNGTIELLQTSPITTAQLVLGKYAAAVALYSTMLAITLIYMLFLFLYGKPEIAQIFSGYLGMWLIGSSYLVIGLLFSTFTDNQIIAAVSTIAVILMFWAIGWVTDFLSPALGKFIGQLSLIEHFEDFEKGVVDSKHIVFYLSFIFMGLFLSYASLESSRWRGSR
- a CDS encoding GldG family protein, with the translated sequence MIQWKQYLPIAALILIALMLLVNLITQQWSMISWLALTLAVASFAIYCWLERKTVRQWISTRSFRYGSNTVALIMIVLGILGLVNFIAGRHNFRWDTTQAKLFSLSPQSKKLVKSLNHELHVKAFFRPSYQQPIRDLLEEYANQSKRFRYEIIDPDVNPDQVKRYQIENYETLVLEYGNKIEKITKATEPDITNALIRVMQEGEKKVYFTTMHGEPELDDEERGGLHHAKTKLIAENYQVATIFLAEHQQIPDDCSVLMIVGPKKDLLPNEYQLIEQYLNRAGRLMVLLNPDQPDLRALLSSWGFEIGDNTVIDISPMGQLFGAGYAAPLVTSYPEHEITRDFNLMTLFHLVRSVTPVNQPRAGITVSSLAQTSNFPNSWGETRLTSRVKFDEGQDLKGPVSIAAAAEKEVKLQVQGSDNDTTAAVRKARVVVFGDSDFITNGFFQFQGNGDLFLNAVNWLAEQGELIAIRPKQAEDNRISLTTQQSLLIFWLGVVFLPLSILIIGVVIYVHRK
- a CDS encoding ABC transporter ATP-binding protein gives rise to the protein MIEVQQLTRYFGQVAAIEDVSFRVEKGEVLGFLGPNAAGKTTTMRILTGFLPASRGSAKVANFDVFENPLEVKKRIGYLPEHPPLYAEMTVASFLDFVAKLKGIAPRDRKQKIKLAIEKTGLNGRADTIIKNLSKGYKQRLGLAQAIIHEPEVLILDEPTIGLDPIQIIEVRQLIRELAGKHTVILSTHILPEVSMTCQRVVIIDRGKVVAEDRPENLMAKLKGAEQVTLIVGGPFTEVQQCLSQIPGVTHVTLAEPLGDNKASYAVTSSLHQEISSELARTIVNHGWDLYELKKAEMSLEEVFLRLTTNEQEVMN
- a CDS encoding bifunctional riboflavin kinase/FAD synthetase, whose amino-acid sequence is MKIFRNLDDVEHEANCVITTGTFDGVHLGHQSIIRTLHESASQRQGCVTIVTFEPHPQFVVKLAEKNGLRLLTTIEEKIDILEQYQIDRLIIIPFDIKFAQLSSRQFIEQILVNKIGFQTIVIGYDHAFGKDRQGNFEVLNQLSHQYNYEIVVCPPFTLDGVIISSTKIRKLLASGAVEQAARFLGRNYRMAGTVVPGEGRGRTLNIPTANLSPVSEQKLIPQDGIYAVWAKLQSERYPGVLYIGSKPTFAYQHQTIELHILDFSGNLYGKKIEIEFVSRIRDDQQFDSASQLVERIERDKATARAILGL
- the rpsO gene encoding 30S ribosomal protein S15; translation: MTLTKEAKLEIFKKFGKDEKDTGNTKSQIALLTQRIVHLSEHLKTQPKDHHSRRGLLKLVGQRKRLLQYLQRQNIDEYRNLIEALGIRR
- the truB gene encoding tRNA pseudouridine(55) synthase TruB; its protein translation is MIWLEKPFDFEAGVILNFYKPVGPSSFWMVKQVRKLIGAKVGHAGTLDPFAEGVLLLCSGRATKRVQHLMALPKEYIGEIEFGVITDTDDLTGRIIEQRPVPKLTASEVEQICQRFVGDIYQIPPMFAAKKWQGRRLYQLARNGQVVERTAKLVHIDQIKLLSFDGTIAKIEVRCAKGTYIRALARDIGLALGCGGNLRSLIRTKIGEFDIANAMHLEQFKLLLNSPR